From Apium graveolens cultivar Ventura chromosome 9, ASM990537v1, whole genome shotgun sequence, the proteins below share one genomic window:
- the LOC141686955 gene encoding two-component response regulator ARR2-like isoform X1 produces MHISNCQLTKSRPTMSTSSGSADDDQFPVGLRVLVVDDDPTCLMILYKMLLSCRYNATKCNRADVALSLLREKKSGFDIVLSDVHMPDMDGFKLLENIGLEMDLPVIMMSADDSKNVVMKGVTHGACDYLIKPVRIEALKNIWQHVVRKKKRENKDFEQSGSVEDGDRQQKTPDDADYSSSANEGSWRSSKRRKDEEDDTEERDDTSSQKKPRVVWSVDLHKQFVAAVNQLGIDKAFPKKILELMNVPGITRENVASHLQKYRIYLRRLSGQHQSGLSNSFMGSQEAPFGSMPSFNGLELQALAASGHISAQSLATLQAAAHGRSTTNSALSPLVDQRNLFSFESPKLHFGEGQQQICNNSTQMNLLHGIPANMEPKQLVANSVGGMMQGSRSNPLMVQMAQPYSRSQNESIGNYASRLPSTVGQPILSNGIANGVLGRSGLVENVGPVYNQVSQPSSIVDFSASRSEDLSGTGFSIGGSSVNSLISPKGVIQGDDSMEVKELRGEGASSDIFSDLHRHKSQDMSSRNVGLTFDVSQNMNVRGNPDVSSFLVQQSYLANQDTVNCWSSATGKELFSRGEERARSNEPITSQQLNARHTDDSFRLKAENFPETSNQNTLLPGHYDQEDLMSAIFKQNISFDSSKESKMSLALMGIPWIIFQHSLHAVNYAVKVEIEVQLKSNYQFLTFLFFKNCQERMVSLLLLHLEV; encoded by the exons ATGCATATAAGTAATTGTCAACTCACTAAATCTCGCCCCACCATGTCTACTTCAAGTGGCTCCGCCGACGATGACCAGTTTCCGGTTGGTCTACGTGTGCTTGTTGTTGATGATGATCCCACTTGTCTTATGATCTTATATAAAATGCTTCTGTCTTGTCGTTATAATG CTACTAAATGTAATCGTGCGGACGTTGCCTTGTCCCTACTTAGGGAGAAAAAAAGTGGATTTGATATTGTATTAAGTGATGTTCACATGCCTGATATGGATGGTTTCAAACTGCTTGAGAACATTGGGCTGGAGATGGACCTGCCTGTTATCA TGATGTCTGCTGATGACAGTAAGAATGTTGTGATGAAGGGGGTGACTCATGGCGCATGTGATTATCTGATTAAACCGGTTCGTATTGAAGCCCTGAAGAACATATGGCAGCATGTAGTACGCAAAAAGAAACGTGAGAACAAGGACTTTGAGCAATCAGGAAGTGTGGAAGATGGAGATCGGCAGCAAAAGACCCCTGACGATGCTGACTACTCGTCTTCTGCAAATGAGGGGAGTTGGAGAAGTTCAAAGAGAAGAAAGGATGAGGAAGATGACACAGAGGAAAGGGATGATACATCTTCGCAAAAGAAACCACGGGTTGTATGGTCAGTTGATCTTCATAAGCAATTTGTGGCAGCTGTTAATCAACTTGGAATTGACA AGGCTTTTCCAAAGAAAATTCTCGAGTTGATGAATGTGCCTGGAATTACTAGGGAGAATGTAGCTAGCCACCTTCAG AAATATCGTATATATCTTAGAAGGCTAAGTGGACAGCACCAGAGTGGCTTAAGTAACTCTTTCATGGGGTCCCAGGAAGCACCATTTGGGTCCATGCCTTCATTTAATGGCCTTGAGTTGCAAGCTCTAGCTGCTAGTGGTCATATCTCAGCACAAAGTCTTGCTACACTTCAAGCTGCCGCACATGGCAGGTCTACTACAAATTCGGCCCTTTCTCCTTTAGTTGATCAAAGAAATTTGTTTAGCTTTGAATCTCCAAAGTTGCATTTTGGAGAAGGCCAACAGCAAATATGCAATAATAGTACGCAAATGAACCTCCTCCATGGCATCCCCGCAAATATGGAACCAAAGCAGCTTGTCGCAAATTCAGTTGGAGGCATGATGCAAGGCAGCCGTAGCAACCCTTTAATGGTGCAAATGGCTCAACCATATTCAAGATCACAAAATGAAAGTATTGGTAATTATGCATCTAGGCTTCCGTCGACCGTAGGGCAGCCTATCTTATCAAATGGGATTGCAAATGGTGTTTTGGGACGAAGTGGGTTAGTTGAAAATGTGGGACCAGTTTACAATCAAGTTTCTCAACCCTCTTCAATAGTAGATTTCTCTGCGAGCCGCAGTGAAGATTTGTCGGGGACCGGTTTTTCTATTGGAGGCAGTTCAGTGAACTCACTCATATCACCCAAAGGGGTGATCCAAGGAGATGATAGCATGGAAGTTAAAGAATTAAGAGGAGAGGGTGCAAGTTCTGATATCTTTAGTGATCTTCATCGGCATAAATCTCAAGATATGAGTTCACGTAATGTGGGATTGACTTTTGATGTTTCCCAGAATATGAACGTGCGAGGAAACCCTGATGTTTCATCGTTTTTAGTTCAGCAAAGTTATCTGGCTAACCAAGATACTGTAAACTGTTGGAGTTCGGCAACTGGCAAGGAACTGTTTTCTCGTGGGGAAGAAAGAGCACGAAGTAATGAACCTATCACAAGTCAGCAGCTTAATGCACGTCATACTGACGATTCATTCCGACTCAAGGCTGAAAATTTCCCTGAAACTAGCAATCAGAATACCTTATTACCTGGACATTATGATCAAGAGGATCTCATGAGTGCAATATTCAAACAG AATATATCATTTGATAGCAGCAAGGAGTCGAAAATGAGTTTGGCTTTGATGGGTATTCCATGGATCATCTTTCAGCATAGTTTACATGCTGTGAACTATGCTGTGAAGGTTGAAATTGAAGTTCAGCTGAAATCAAACTATCAATTTCTGACCTTTTTGTTTTTCAAGAACTGCCAAGAAAGGATGGTCTCACTTCTGCTACTTCATTTAGAAGTTTGA
- the LOC141686955 gene encoding two-component response regulator ARR2-like isoform X2: MHISNCQLTKSRPTMSTSSGSADDDQFPVGLRVLVVDDDPTCLMILYKMLLSCRYNATKCNRADVALSLLREKKSGFDIVLSDVHMPDMDGFKLLENIGLEMDLPVIMMSADDSKNVVMKGVTHGACDYLIKPVRIEALKNIWQHVVRKKKRENKDFEQSGSVEDGDRQQKTPDDADYSSSANEGSWRSSKRRKDEEDDTEERDDTSSQKKPRVVWSVDLHKQFVAAVNQLGIDKAFPKKILELMNVPGITRENVASHLQKYRIYLRRLSGQHQSGLSNSFMGSQEAPFGSMPSFNGLELQALAASGHISAQSLATLQAAAHGRSTTNSALSPLVDQRNLFSFESPKLHFGEGQQQICNNSTQMNLLHGIPANMEPKQLVANSVGGMMQGSRSNPLMVQMAQPYSRSQNESIGNYASRLPSTVGQPILSNGIANGVLGRSGLVENVGPVYNQVSQPSSIVDFSASRSEDLSGTGFSIGGSSVNSLISPKGVIQGDDSMEVKELRGEGASSDIFSDLHRHKSQDMSSRNVGLTFDVSQNMNVRGNPDVSSFLVQQSYLANQDTVNCWSSATGKELFSRGEERARSNEPITSQQLNARHTDDSFRLKAENFPETSNQNTLLPGHYDQEDLMSAIFKQQQGVENEFGFDGYSMDHLSA, from the exons ATGCATATAAGTAATTGTCAACTCACTAAATCTCGCCCCACCATGTCTACTTCAAGTGGCTCCGCCGACGATGACCAGTTTCCGGTTGGTCTACGTGTGCTTGTTGTTGATGATGATCCCACTTGTCTTATGATCTTATATAAAATGCTTCTGTCTTGTCGTTATAATG CTACTAAATGTAATCGTGCGGACGTTGCCTTGTCCCTACTTAGGGAGAAAAAAAGTGGATTTGATATTGTATTAAGTGATGTTCACATGCCTGATATGGATGGTTTCAAACTGCTTGAGAACATTGGGCTGGAGATGGACCTGCCTGTTATCA TGATGTCTGCTGATGACAGTAAGAATGTTGTGATGAAGGGGGTGACTCATGGCGCATGTGATTATCTGATTAAACCGGTTCGTATTGAAGCCCTGAAGAACATATGGCAGCATGTAGTACGCAAAAAGAAACGTGAGAACAAGGACTTTGAGCAATCAGGAAGTGTGGAAGATGGAGATCGGCAGCAAAAGACCCCTGACGATGCTGACTACTCGTCTTCTGCAAATGAGGGGAGTTGGAGAAGTTCAAAGAGAAGAAAGGATGAGGAAGATGACACAGAGGAAAGGGATGATACATCTTCGCAAAAGAAACCACGGGTTGTATGGTCAGTTGATCTTCATAAGCAATTTGTGGCAGCTGTTAATCAACTTGGAATTGACA AGGCTTTTCCAAAGAAAATTCTCGAGTTGATGAATGTGCCTGGAATTACTAGGGAGAATGTAGCTAGCCACCTTCAG AAATATCGTATATATCTTAGAAGGCTAAGTGGACAGCACCAGAGTGGCTTAAGTAACTCTTTCATGGGGTCCCAGGAAGCACCATTTGGGTCCATGCCTTCATTTAATGGCCTTGAGTTGCAAGCTCTAGCTGCTAGTGGTCATATCTCAGCACAAAGTCTTGCTACACTTCAAGCTGCCGCACATGGCAGGTCTACTACAAATTCGGCCCTTTCTCCTTTAGTTGATCAAAGAAATTTGTTTAGCTTTGAATCTCCAAAGTTGCATTTTGGAGAAGGCCAACAGCAAATATGCAATAATAGTACGCAAATGAACCTCCTCCATGGCATCCCCGCAAATATGGAACCAAAGCAGCTTGTCGCAAATTCAGTTGGAGGCATGATGCAAGGCAGCCGTAGCAACCCTTTAATGGTGCAAATGGCTCAACCATATTCAAGATCACAAAATGAAAGTATTGGTAATTATGCATCTAGGCTTCCGTCGACCGTAGGGCAGCCTATCTTATCAAATGGGATTGCAAATGGTGTTTTGGGACGAAGTGGGTTAGTTGAAAATGTGGGACCAGTTTACAATCAAGTTTCTCAACCCTCTTCAATAGTAGATTTCTCTGCGAGCCGCAGTGAAGATTTGTCGGGGACCGGTTTTTCTATTGGAGGCAGTTCAGTGAACTCACTCATATCACCCAAAGGGGTGATCCAAGGAGATGATAGCATGGAAGTTAAAGAATTAAGAGGAGAGGGTGCAAGTTCTGATATCTTTAGTGATCTTCATCGGCATAAATCTCAAGATATGAGTTCACGTAATGTGGGATTGACTTTTGATGTTTCCCAGAATATGAACGTGCGAGGAAACCCTGATGTTTCATCGTTTTTAGTTCAGCAAAGTTATCTGGCTAACCAAGATACTGTAAACTGTTGGAGTTCGGCAACTGGCAAGGAACTGTTTTCTCGTGGGGAAGAAAGAGCACGAAGTAATGAACCTATCACAAGTCAGCAGCTTAATGCACGTCATACTGACGATTCATTCCGACTCAAGGCTGAAAATTTCCCTGAAACTAGCAATCAGAATACCTTATTACCTGGACATTATGATCAAGAGGATCTCATGAGTGCAATATTCAAACAG CAGCAAGGAGTCGAAAATGAGTTTGGCTTTGATGGGTATTCCATGGATCATCTTTCAGCATAG
- the LOC141686955 gene encoding two-component response regulator ARR2-like isoform X3, with product MHISNCQLTKSRPTMSTSSGSADDDQFPVGLRVLVVDDDPTCLMILYKMLLSCRYNATKCNRADVALSLLREKKSGFDIVLSDVHMPDMDGFKLLENIGLEMDLPVIMMSADDSKNVVMKGVTHGACDYLIKPVRIEALKNIWQHVVRKKKRENKDFEQSGSVEDGDRQQKTPDDADYSSSANEGSWRSSKRRKDEEDDTEERDDTSSQKKPRVVWSVDLHKQFVAAVNQLGIDKAFPKKILELMNVPGITRENVASHLQKYRIYLRRLSGQHQSGLSNSFMGSQEAPFGSMPSFNGLELQALAASGHISAQSLATLQAAAHGRSTTNSALSPLVDQRNLFSFESPKLHFGEGQQQICNNSTQMNLLHGIPANMEPKQLVANSVGGMMQGSRSNPLMVQMAQPYSRSQNESIGNYASRLPSTVGQPILSNGIANGVLGRSGLVENVGPVYNQVSQPSSIVDFSASRSEDLSGTGFSIGGSSVNSLISPKGVIQGDDSMEVKELRGEGASSDIFSDLHRHKSQDMSSRNVGLTFDVSQNMNVRGNPDVSSFLVQQSYLANQDTVNCWSSATGKELFSRGEERARSNEPITSQQLNARHTDDSFRLKAENFPETSNQNTLLPGHYDQEDLMSAIFKQQGVENEFGFDGYSMDHLSA from the exons ATGCATATAAGTAATTGTCAACTCACTAAATCTCGCCCCACCATGTCTACTTCAAGTGGCTCCGCCGACGATGACCAGTTTCCGGTTGGTCTACGTGTGCTTGTTGTTGATGATGATCCCACTTGTCTTATGATCTTATATAAAATGCTTCTGTCTTGTCGTTATAATG CTACTAAATGTAATCGTGCGGACGTTGCCTTGTCCCTACTTAGGGAGAAAAAAAGTGGATTTGATATTGTATTAAGTGATGTTCACATGCCTGATATGGATGGTTTCAAACTGCTTGAGAACATTGGGCTGGAGATGGACCTGCCTGTTATCA TGATGTCTGCTGATGACAGTAAGAATGTTGTGATGAAGGGGGTGACTCATGGCGCATGTGATTATCTGATTAAACCGGTTCGTATTGAAGCCCTGAAGAACATATGGCAGCATGTAGTACGCAAAAAGAAACGTGAGAACAAGGACTTTGAGCAATCAGGAAGTGTGGAAGATGGAGATCGGCAGCAAAAGACCCCTGACGATGCTGACTACTCGTCTTCTGCAAATGAGGGGAGTTGGAGAAGTTCAAAGAGAAGAAAGGATGAGGAAGATGACACAGAGGAAAGGGATGATACATCTTCGCAAAAGAAACCACGGGTTGTATGGTCAGTTGATCTTCATAAGCAATTTGTGGCAGCTGTTAATCAACTTGGAATTGACA AGGCTTTTCCAAAGAAAATTCTCGAGTTGATGAATGTGCCTGGAATTACTAGGGAGAATGTAGCTAGCCACCTTCAG AAATATCGTATATATCTTAGAAGGCTAAGTGGACAGCACCAGAGTGGCTTAAGTAACTCTTTCATGGGGTCCCAGGAAGCACCATTTGGGTCCATGCCTTCATTTAATGGCCTTGAGTTGCAAGCTCTAGCTGCTAGTGGTCATATCTCAGCACAAAGTCTTGCTACACTTCAAGCTGCCGCACATGGCAGGTCTACTACAAATTCGGCCCTTTCTCCTTTAGTTGATCAAAGAAATTTGTTTAGCTTTGAATCTCCAAAGTTGCATTTTGGAGAAGGCCAACAGCAAATATGCAATAATAGTACGCAAATGAACCTCCTCCATGGCATCCCCGCAAATATGGAACCAAAGCAGCTTGTCGCAAATTCAGTTGGAGGCATGATGCAAGGCAGCCGTAGCAACCCTTTAATGGTGCAAATGGCTCAACCATATTCAAGATCACAAAATGAAAGTATTGGTAATTATGCATCTAGGCTTCCGTCGACCGTAGGGCAGCCTATCTTATCAAATGGGATTGCAAATGGTGTTTTGGGACGAAGTGGGTTAGTTGAAAATGTGGGACCAGTTTACAATCAAGTTTCTCAACCCTCTTCAATAGTAGATTTCTCTGCGAGCCGCAGTGAAGATTTGTCGGGGACCGGTTTTTCTATTGGAGGCAGTTCAGTGAACTCACTCATATCACCCAAAGGGGTGATCCAAGGAGATGATAGCATGGAAGTTAAAGAATTAAGAGGAGAGGGTGCAAGTTCTGATATCTTTAGTGATCTTCATCGGCATAAATCTCAAGATATGAGTTCACGTAATGTGGGATTGACTTTTGATGTTTCCCAGAATATGAACGTGCGAGGAAACCCTGATGTTTCATCGTTTTTAGTTCAGCAAAGTTATCTGGCTAACCAAGATACTGTAAACTGTTGGAGTTCGGCAACTGGCAAGGAACTGTTTTCTCGTGGGGAAGAAAGAGCACGAAGTAATGAACCTATCACAAGTCAGCAGCTTAATGCACGTCATACTGACGATTCATTCCGACTCAAGGCTGAAAATTTCCCTGAAACTAGCAATCAGAATACCTTATTACCTGGACATTATGATCAAGAGGATCTCATGAGTGCAATATTCAAACAG CAAGGAGTCGAAAATGAGTTTGGCTTTGATGGGTATTCCATGGATCATCTTTCAGCATAG